TAGGATTCATCTCAATGTAACGGTAACAAGCCAACACATAAGCCTCCTCCTGCATGAGGCAAGAGCGGAAACGACCTTCCCACAGCGTCCCGCTACGGCGGTATGTCCGATTCACATACTGCACGTAACGCTGCCCTAGCCCCTTCATCATGAGTCCTGCACTATCAGGGCTTTCGGGCGTGGCCAACAAATGAACATGGTTGGTCATCAGACACCAGGCATGGATCGCACATCCATGCTTCTTTGCTTGCTCCATCAAGACATCCAGATAAAAAAGATAGTCCTCGTCAGCGTAAAAACAGGCTGAGCGATTGTTCCCTCTCTGAATCAGATGAACTGAAACGCCTGCCAGTGATATGCGCGCTCGACGTGGCATACAGACCTCCTTCCATGGAATTCCATAACCCTAGACTAATAAACGTGGTCTGTCCCCTATTGTTCCAAATCCCAGCAATGAATCCAACCAAAAAGATGAATAGTGAAAATTCCAAATAGCAAAACAACACGACAAAACAACAACCAATACGAGTAAATTCCCCTTTACAGTCGAGACATCAAAAAAACCGCCACGGCGC
The genomic region above belongs to Pseudomonas sp. GOM7 and contains:
- a CDS encoding transposase — translated: MPRRARISLAGVSVHLIQRGNNRSACFYADEDYLFYLDVLMEQAKKHGCAIHAWCLMTNHVHLLATPESPDSAGLMMKGLGQRYVQYVNRTYRRSGTLWEGRFRSCLMQEEAYVLACYRYIEMNPIRAGMVEHPAEYRWSSYRANAQGESSVLRCPHPLYQTLGRDEVLRAEAYRELFRYQLDPGLVDQIRAATNGNYALGSPKFSAEVEAALGRRVTRGKPGRPKNAPDI